The following DNA comes from Romeriopsis navalis LEGE 11480.
TAATGCGGCCCAAACGATGGCAAAGCAGGCGATGACGATCGCCCAGTCGGCCAAGTATCAAGATATTCTGGGCACTGTGCTGACGTGGTTGGGGCGAGCACAGTTCGCGAATAACCAGGTGGGTCAAGCCATTACGCCATTGCAGCAGGCGGTGGCCGTTTGGGAAGGATTGCGACCCGGCTTGAAAGATAGCGATAAGGTGTCGCTGTTTGATACCCAAGCCCAGACTTATCAGGCCCTGCAGCAGGCGCTGGTTGCTCAGGGTAAACCGGAGCAGGCGTTAGAAATTGCCGAGCGGGGTCGTGCGAGGGCCTTTGTTGAGCTGTTTGCGACGAAAATGGGCCAAGTGAAAACGGCTTTAACGAGCCCTAACCTCAGTCAAATCAAAGCGTTAGCGCAGCAGCAACAGGCAACCCTGGTGGAATATTCCCAGATTGACGATCGCACGGTCTATATTTGGGTGATCAAGCCGAATGGGGATGTGGTGTTTCGGGAAAGCCGTTTGCCGCCGAAGACACGGTTGGCGCAGATGGTGCAGCAATCCCGCTATGCCATGGGGGTACGTAGTCGAACGTCGATCACCTTGGTTGATACGCGGGATATTACGACCGATGTCGCCAATGTGCCGATGGCGGCGGGTAATCTGGCGGCGTTACATCGGATTTTAATTGCGCCGATCGCCCAGGACTTGCCCCGCGATTCGACGCAGAAAGTGATCTTTATGCCCCAAGGTTCGCTGTTTTATGTGCCGTTTGCCGCCTTAGAAGATGCTGCGGGCAAGGTCTTACTGGAGAAACATACGATCGCCGTTGCGCCTTCGATTCAGTCCTTGGCGTTAACGGCAAAACTCAAGCAACGGGATCCGGGGCAAGGTGCGACTTTGATTGTGGGTAATCCGACCATGCCCTCGTTGGATGGGTTGACGTTGGCACCATTGCCGGGGGCAGAACGTGAGGCCAAAGCGGTGGGCACAATGCTTAATATCACGCCGTTGATTGGGGCTCAAGCAACTAAGGCAGCGGTGTTGCAGCAAATTACGCGGGCGCCAATTGTGCATTTTGCCACCCATGGATTGCTTGATACATTTCGGGGCGACGTGCCGGGGGCAGTGGTGCTGGCGCGGGGTAAGTCGGAGGCGGAGAGTCTGCTGACGGCCAGTGAAATTGCCGACCTGAAGTTGCAGGCAGACTTGGTGGTGTTGAGTGCTTGCAGTACGGGGAAAGGCGACATTACTGGAGACGGGGTGATTGGGTTATCACGATCGCTCTTTTTAGCGGGGGTGCCGAGTGTAATTGTGTCGCTGTGGGATGTGGATGATGCGGCGACGGCAAAACTGATGACGGCGTTTTATCGCAATTGGCAAACCCAGAAAATGGATAAGGCTCAAGCCTTGCGACAGGCGATGCTGGAAACCCGTGAAGCATTTCCAAATCCGCAGCTTTGGGCAGCGTTTAATTTAGTGGGTGAAAGCCGGTAGTTGCCGGTGACCTTTGACGACAATGGGTGCGCTTGAAAGTGATGTCTGAACTGAGTTGTGCCGCTGATGATGGTGGTGCGAAAACCAAATTTAAAACAATAGAATGAATAGTATTGCCAATGCAGATCTGAATTGATGGCGATTCGATTATTGAGCATTTTGATCGAACAGGTTCATGCCGTTAGTTGACGTTGCATCTCTTCGATCAAACTTCGCTCGCTGACTGCCGGTACCATCCGGATATTTGATGAGGAAAAATTATTATATCCGTAATTATGCGGATAAACCTCCGCTGAATGTCGATAGCGTCGGCAGTAAGGCTGTACTTACAGTGAATTTACTGATTATTTGATCCGTATATATCACTAATTGCTATGTCTTATGCACGACGTTCGGGCTTGCCGTTGGGTTTGGCAACTATCTCACTGATGTTGTCTGCGTCAGTGGCCTCTGCCTTTGAGTTAGCCCCGAACTATCAACTGGTCTGGTCCGATGAATTTAACGGTCAGCAATTAGATCAGGCAAAATGGGATTATCGCTATTTGGGACCACGGGGACCGGCGATCGTGGCTAAGGACTCGGTGGCGGTGGATGGTACGGGAAATCTGCGTTTAAGTACGCACCGGGTGGGTGATGATCTGCATGTCGGGATGATTGGGACACAGCCGACTTTTCAGACAAAGTATGGCTATTTTGAAACGCGGATTAAGTTCCAAGAGCAGCAGGGTCATCATGGGGCATTTTGGCTCCAATCTCCCACCTACGGTAAATATTTGGATAATCCTGCCCAGTCCGGTGCCGAAATCGATGTAATTGAGTTTTTTGGGAGTGGTCGTCACGATCGTG
Coding sequences within:
- a CDS encoding glycoside hydrolase family 16 protein, with product MSYARRSGLPLGLATISLMLSASVASAFELAPNYQLVWSDEFNGQQLDQAKWDYRYLGPRGPAIVAKDSVAVDGTGNLRLSTHRVGDDLHVGMIGTQPTFQTKYGYFETRIKFQEQQGHHGAFWLQSPTYGKYLDNPAQSGAEIDVIEFFGSGRHDRGAGNAVFWNPYANGPEHRGGPPDLTPILGPVVPGEPRAELSDKFHTYGLLWTADEYVFFIDDHEVFRTSEGVSQVPQYMVLSLLSSGWERSRLQDDRLPDSMYVDYVRVYQPQPPRKVPVPSMLLGLLGVSIKLLQRRRAG